A window of Penaeus monodon isolate SGIC_2016 chromosome 40, NSTDA_Pmon_1, whole genome shotgun sequence contains these coding sequences:
- the LOC119598089 gene encoding keratin-associated protein 6-2-like — protein sequence MLSGLWVGVVDWGQARSGVWAGVRPEVGYGLGSGQKWGMGWGQARSGVWAGVRPEVGYRLGSGQKWGIGWGQARSGVSAGVRPEVGYGLGQARSGYRLGSGQKWGMGWGQARSGVSAGVRPEVGYRLGSGQKWGIGWGQARSGVWAGVRPEEAQGRRCRHPIWLSSSQTQCYGGQGYGGLAYLSISRHSNICSAAGSIRRYIAKAHWEDTV from the exons ATGCTGAGCGGGTTATGGGTTGGGGTTGTCGACTGGGGTCAGGCCAGAAGTGGGGTATGGGCTGGGGTCAGGCCAGAAGTGGGGTATGGGCTGGGGTCAGGCCAGAAGTGGGGTATGGGCTGGGGTCAGGCCAGAAGTGGGGTATGGGCTGGGGTCAGGCCAGAAGTGGGGTATCGGCTGGGGTCAGGCCAGAAGTGGGGCATCGGCTGGGGTCAGGCCAGAAGTGGGGTATCGGCTGGGGTCAGGCCAGAAGTGGGGTATGGGCTGGGTCAGGCCAGAAGTGGGTATCGGCTGGGGTCAGGCCAGAAGTGGGGTATGGGCTGGGGTCAGGCCAGAAGTGGGGTATCGGCTGGGGTCAGGCCAGAAGTGGGGTATCGGCTGGGGTCAGGCCAGAAGTGGGGTATCGGCTGGGGTCAGGCCAGAAGTGGGGTATGGGCTGGGGTCAGGCCAGAAGAGGCTCAAGG GCGCCGCTGCCGTCATCCAATTTGGCTAAGCTCCTCCCAGACTCAGTGTTATGGAGGCCAGGGTTATGGAGGGCTGGCCTACCTCAGTATCAGCAGACACAGTAACA TTTGCAGTGCAGCCGGAAGCATCAGGAGATACATTGCAAAGGCACACTGGGAGGATACAGTGTAA